In Methanothermobacter sp., the genomic stretch CATCACGCCTCTCATGGTGGTCCTTGATCACCTCTCCTGAGGCTTTACCGCTAAGACGCAGACCATCATAATCTTCAGTTATCTTAACTTTGAACTTACTGAATAAAATAAATTCAGTGTCATGTATAAAGAGGAGTTCATCAAGCCAGTCATAGAGCAGCGAAACCATATCCTCGGATTTTATTTTCACTCTCCTGCTTTCCTCTGCTTTGACAAGTGATGTGTCTGTCATTATCTCGAACATTGCAAGGGCGGCGTTTTCAAACACCTCTTCGGGTGTATGGCCATAGGCCCAGTATCCTGCATCTGCAGTAACATCAAAGAATTCAAACCTTTTCATGGGGGACTCTCCATTTATCTGATTCAGAGAGGAATGATTATTTCATCCACTGGTTAGTTTTCAGATGCTCTCTATCTCTTTTTTTAAATAAATCTCCGGTGAAGATGATAGTGGAGTGGTAGTATGCACAGTCTCAGGAAACCAAACAGTATCAGGAGAAGGTTCTGGCTGCTGACGGTGGCTGGTGTTGATCCAAGGTCATTCATCTTAATCTCAGTTGTGATTTCTGTCGTAGTCTGGGGCCTTCTCATGGTGGCGGGAGGGGCCAACTCCAACTGCCCTGCAGGGGTCTGATCAGTCCAGGCACCTCTTAAGTTCGTCCCTGCTGAATCTGGGGATCACAATCCTCGAATTACCACGAACACCCTTACCTGTCAGTCTCGTGTCAATGAGTCTCAGAAATTCAAGCTTCTCAATTGTCCTGTTGAATGACGAGTAACTAGCCCCTGTCCTCTCATAGAAGAGCTCATAGAGCCTGCCAGCGGTTATGTCGTCATCCTCTGCCTCAATTATACTGATGAGAAACTCTCTTTCCTGACTGTTGAGTGTCCTCACGGTGTGCATGAGGTTAACCGGCCCGGTGCTCCTCACAGCCCTTTCAAGGTGTTCCTCGGTTATTACAGGTGAGGCATCGGCCTCTGCAAGGTTTCCGCATACCCTCAGGAGGTCTATGCCGTAGCGCAGGTCCCCGGTATCCACGGTGTGATCGGTTATTCTCTCTATGAGTTCATCGGAGATCACACCTGGATAGAAGCCCACCCTCACACGATCTCTAAGGATATTGAATATCTCCTCACGGGTGTAGGGTGGGAATATGATCTCCTGGGGTATGAATATGGAGTTGACGTTTTTATCAAGGGCGTACCTGAATTCAATGTCAGATAAAACCGCGAATACACCGGTTCTAACGCCCTCAAACACCTCATGGGCCCTCAGTATATCGTACAGGACCTTGTTGGCGTTTTTACTGTAAAAGAGGTGGTTTATATCATCCAGGGCCACCACCAGCGCCCTGTTTTCACTGGCCAGGTGCTGCATTATCGCCTGGTAGATCCTGGAGAAAGGTACACCTGTTTCAGGGGGCTGATGTCCGAATATTTTGCTGTAAATCTGGGAGAAGATACCGAATCTTGTGGTGTGAAGCTGACAGTTTATATAGCAGCAGACAACGTTTTCGGATGTTGACTCAACCATCTCAAAGATCTTTTTGATGGCGGTGGTCTTACCTGTTGCACAGGACCCCAGTATAACGGCATTCACGGGTCTTCCATTCCTCAGGGCAGGCCTTATGCAGACTGCAAGGGCCTCCATCTGGGATTCCCTGTACCTGTAGTTCTCAGGGACATAGTCCGGGTCAAAGGCATTCATATACCTGAAGATGGTTTCATCATGAAGCAGTATATCCCTTATATCCTTCATATTCTTCACAGTTTATTTTAAATGGCCATAAGGATTTTTTCAGAGCACACATGAAATCATCAGAATGATTTATATGGTAAGAACTTAATAAGGTTTTATCTGGATCTGTTTACTTAGATTGAGAATTGCATGAGTTGAGGGTAAGGATTTAATAATGTTTTATCTGGATGATACCCGCTTTAATGAGATGACGTCCCTAATGACTCACTTTAAATTAAAGGGAAATAAGATCCGCATTAGTTTTATGATGATGTCTTTGCTGCTGGAATCACTCCTATGCATTCTGATAACTGATGAATTTAATCAAGTAATGGAAATGATTATGTTCCTCGCTTTACAAATCATCAGGGGGAGAACATGGTTAGGCAGCGCATTTATGCACTGTAGCCTCCTTAAGGTTACCATTTCTCTATCTGGATTCTTCCATTCCTTTCAATCCACTCTATCAGTCTCTCAGCATATTCGAGTTTGAGCCTCTTAACTGGATCCGCCCTTCCTGTTTCGGAACCCATCTCAGGCCTTGAGTACCTGGTTACAACTTCACCGAAGTCCATGCCGGCAAGTATCACGGTTTCTGCACCGAGGGCCTCTGCAAGGAAAACGGCCCGGTCACCATCCGTGAAGCCCCCAAAATTGTATATGCATCCATAGGGGACACTCTGGGTTGTCCCTATAAAGTTCTTGAGGCATGGCAGATACTTCCTGAGCGCCTCAAGGTTGTTGCCATGGGCATGAACCACCAGGGAGGCCCCCCTCCTGTTGGCCTCAATTATATCCTCCATTCTACCGTCAAGGTCCGTCACGATTATATGGGGGACTAAACCCTCCTCAAGAAGCGCTGTTGTCGCACCATCTGCTGCCACTATGGTGACATTCCCTCTGACCTCTTTGAATCTTTTAACGTGTTTCCTGAGTGATGGACCAGCACCGAATACGATGAAGTCCAGTGAGGGAACCCTCAGGATTTCGGGTCCCGGGCAGCCATGCTCCCTCAGGAAGGATTCCAGGTAGAATGCAGACTCCTCATCGGCCCTCCTGCTGAATCCAAAGTCATCAAGTATTCGCCCATACCATTCGAGCCAGACTTCCATTTCCATGGGACAAATCTATCAGGGGAGATATATGATTCTTTTGATCAGACTTTCTGGTTCCATCCAGGTAGAGGCCGGTGACCCCCATGTGTTCCTCCAACTTGAACTTTATGGCATCATCACATGTGTAAATCTTTTTAAATGCACGATTAAAAATAAGTACAGGTTACAGAATCCACTTGAATCTGGAGGTTTTTTGGAATGGATGAAACACTGCTTATGATCCCCGGGCCAACACGGGTGGCCCAGAGAGTCCTTAAGGCAATGTCAGAGAACATTGTTAACCACAGGAGCGCACTGTTTGGTAAAATACTCACTGAAACAACTGAGATGATGTCAGATGTCTTCAGGACAAACAATAAATCTTACCTCCTAACAGGGTCGGGGACAGCTGCCATGGAGGCGGCGGTTGCAAACATCATCGAACCAGGTGACAAAATCCTGAACGTTGTTGGAGGCAAATTCGGCCAGCGGTTTGCACAGATAGTTGAGGCCTTCGGTGGAGAATCAATAAGGATAGACGTCGAGTGGGGCAGCGCCGTCAACCCCGATGAGATAGGATATATGCTTGAGGAGAATGACGATATAAAGGCGGTCACCGTTGTCCACAATGAGACATCAACCGGTGTTGCAAACCCAATAAAGGAGATAGGTAAGATAATGGCGGATTACGACGCCCTCTACATAGTTGACACGGTCTCATCCCTCGGTGGGGACGAGGTTGAAGTTGACGGCTACGGCATAGACATCTGCGTGACCGGCTCCCAGAAGTGCCTTGCAGCCCCACCCGGCCTGGCAGCCATAACACTCAGCGACGACGCCTGGAAGGTTGTTGAATCAGTGGATAACCCCAGGACATACTACCTGAACCTCAAGAGGTACAGGAAGAGCGGGGATGCCGAGCCACCTGAAACCCCCTACACACCAGCAGTCTCACTTATATACGCAATGCACGAGGCACTTCAGGTGATAATGGAGGAGGGACTCAGCAACAGGATAAAGAGGCATAAACTGGCAGCTGAGGCAACCAGGAATGCTGTAAAGGCCCTCAACCTTGAACTCTTCCCTGATGAATCGGTATCATCCACCACGGTGACGGCCGTTAATCTACCTGAGGGCGTCACAGATGGAGAACTCAGGGGAACAATGAGGAACAAGTACCACGTTGAACTCGCAGGGGGCCAGGACCACCTGAAGGGCAAGATATTCAGGATAGGCCACATGGGTAACATAACCCACAGGGAACTTATAACAACATTCTCAGCCCTGGAGATGACCCTGAGGGAACTGGGCTTTGAAGTTGAAATGGGAGAGGCAGTGGCCGCGGTTGCCGACACCTACCTCCCTGAGGATGTCTGAACGGATTATTTTCCTTTAATTCTTTTTTAAGGCCAAAATTCCTTTTTTCATCCAGTTAAGGATCTACAGATCTGGAAGGGGTATGTTCTCCTCTTCAACCATTAACTCCACTAGATAGGGTTCTCCTGAATCAAGGCCCCTCTCAACGGCCCCTGCAACGTCACCAATTTCATAAACCCTCTCTGCACCTATACCATATGCACCTGCAAGTTTAACAAAATCAGGGTTCCTCATCTTAACAGAGTAGCTTGCACCGTATTTCATCTCCTGCCACTGCCTTATAACATCAAGTTGCCCGTTGTTCAGTATGCACATGGTGATTCCAAGGTCCAGTTCAGCCACGGTCCCGAGTTCCTGCATGGTCATCTGGAAACCCCCGTCCCCCGCCACCAGCAGAACATCATCATCTGGCCTTGCAAGTTTTGCACCCACTGCAGCAGGCAGGCCATACCCCATGGGTCCGAACCCCCCGGAGAAGAGGAGGCTGCGCTCCCTTAGAACCCTCCTGTGGAGGGTGACCCAGGTTGTGTGACTTCCAGCGTCACTGACCACAACCGCATCTGGGGCAGCATCTAGGATGCTGCGGACGGCTGAGGAGGTCTTAAGGGTTTTCTCTTCGCCAAGAGGTAAATCATAGAGGGGAGGATTTTTTTTCCTGAAGTCATGAAGTTCCCTTAACCATCTTACAGGATGTTTCACATGAATACCATGCATCAGAAAGTCCTTTACATTCATATTTAACCTGAAATCGCCCCTAAGGACATTGGGGTCTGTATTAACATGTATAATCTGGGGGTTACCAATCGCCGCTGAGGTCCTATCTGAGAGTCTTGAGCCGAGCACGAGGAGAACGTCACATTCCCTTGCAGCATAGTTTCCTGTGGGAGTCCCCCTTGTCCCTGTCATTCCAAGGCAGAGTGGGTGGTCCTCTGGGAGAACACCCCTCCCACTGTAGGTCGTCACAACCGGGAGCTGGTTTTCAGTGATAAACTTCCTGAACTCCTCAAGGGCTCCTGCCCAGATTATGCCCGCGCCTGCCAGGACCAGGGGCTTTTCTGCTGATCTCAGAACCTCAATGGCATCATTGGGGTCTGGTGTTTTACCTGGTGTACTGGGGGGTTTTTCAATGGTCTTCACCCCCTCCTCAAGCACATCCTTGGGGAGGTTGATGTGCATCACCCCGGTGACTCCCCTATCAAATGCATCGAGGGCATCAATAAGCGCCAGGGTAGCATCATCTCCATTGAAGGCTGTTCGACTGCTCTTTACAACTGGACTGAAGACACCCTCTATGTCTGTCTCCTGGAACCTGCCCCCACCTTCACCCCTGGGAAGGTCCCCTGTTAGAGCTATGAGGGGCACAGAATCGGTGTTTGCAGCGGCTACTCCCATAACAAGGTTCAGGGCCCCGGGGCCGCCGGTGGCCACGCATATACCTGGCCTTCCAGAGGCCCGGGCGTAGCCGTCTGCAGCATGTACAGCCCCCTGTTCGTGCCTCATGAGAACATGCTGGATCCCTGATTTTCGGAGGGCCTCGTAGAGGGGGAGTATCTGTTCACCGGGATGCCCGAATATGTGGGTGAAACCTGCCTCCTCAAGCATCTCTGTGAGGACCTCTGCGCACACCTTCATGACTTCAAGTATATTCTGCCAACTATTTAAATCATGAAATAGAAAAATTACTGTAAGTGGGGGTTTATTATGAGCGGGCAGCTAGATTCTCTTCTTAAGGAGGAACGAATTTTCAATCCAGATGATGAGACAGTTAGAAACAGCAATATAAGGATCTGGATGGATCAACATGGCATAGGGGATTATGATGAGCTCCTTGAGAGAGCCAGGTCGGATCCTGAATGGTTCTGGGATGAAATGGCATCTGAACTTGAATGGTTCAGTCCATACGAGAGGGTCCTTGAATGGGAACCACCCCATGCTAGGTGGTTCACAGGCGGAAGGTTCAATATAACCTACAATGCACTTGACAGGCACGTTGCTGGCCCTGAAAAGAACAGGGTCGCCTATATATGGGAGGGTGAGGATGGTAGCGTCAGGAAGCTCACCTACTATGACCTCTACCGGGAGGTTAACCGTCTTGCCAATGCACTTAAAGAGATGGGTGTCGGGAAAGGGGACCGTGTGAGCATCTACCTTCCCATGATACCTGAACTTCCGGTTGCGATGCTGGCATGCGCAAGGATAGGGGCCGTTCACAGTGTTGTATTCAGTGGGTTCTGGGCCAAGGCGTTCCGTGAGAGAGCTGTGGATGCAGAGGCAAAGGTTGCAATAACTGCAGATGCATTCTACCGGAGGGGTAAGGTAATAAGGCTCAAGGATACCCTCGATATGGTAGCAGATGACATACCATCACTTGAGAGGGTCATAGTTGTTGACAGGCTCGGGGAGGACGTGAACATGGTTGAGGGGCGGGATTTGCGCTGGGAGGATGCAGTTGAGGGAATGAGTGATGAATGCCCCTGTGAGGAGCTCGACCCGGAGGACCCCCTCTTCATACTCTACACCTCGGGCACCACAGGAAAACCCAAGGGAGTGGTGCACACACACGGGGGCTACGCAGCTGGTGTGAGTTCCACCTACCGGTTTGTCTTTGATGTAAAGGAAAGGGACATCTGGTGGTGCGCAGCGGATATAGGGTGGATAACAGGTCACAGCTACATAGTCTACGCCCCCCTCATTGAGGGCTCAACATCGGTTATGTATGAGGGAGCCCCTGATTACCCTGACCCTGGAAGGATATGGAGCATGATTGAAAGGTACGGTGTGACAATCTTCTACACTGCCCCCACAACCGTCAGGCTCTTCATGAAGTACGGGAACAAGTGGCCTGAAAAGTATGACCTCAGCACCCTAAGGCTCCTTGGATCTGTGGGTGAACCCATAAACCCTGAGGCATGGATGTGGTACTACAGGACGATTGGTGGTGGCAGATGTCCAATCATGGATACGTGGTGGCAGACAGAGACCGGGATGCACATGATAACACCCCTTCCTTTAACACCACTCAAGCCTGGATCTGCAGGGAAGCCCTTCCCCACAGTGGTGGCTGATGTGGTTGATGATGACGGTGAGAGCATACGTGGAAGTGGGGGACATCTGGTTATAAGGACACCCTGGCCTGCAATGTTCAGGACACTGTTCAGGGAACCTGAGAGGTATGTGGAGGCATACTGGAGCACCTTCCCTGGGATTTACCTCAGCGGGGATGTTGCAAGGATAGATGAGGATGGCTACTTCTGGATACAGGGAAGGGAAGACGATGTCCTCAACGTCGCAGGTCACAGGATAAGCACAGCCGAGGTTGAATCGGCCCTTGTAAGTCACCCCGACGTAGTCGAGGCCGCGGTGGTCGGAAAACCCGATATACTGAAGGGTGAGGAGATAGCGGCATTCGTGACACTCCGGGACACCGTGAAGCCAGTACCACGCCTCAAGGGCGTTCTGAGGGAGCACGTCAGGAGGGAGATAGGGCCAATAGCAAGTCCGAGTTACATTGAATTCGTCGAGGATCTGCCAAAAACACGTTCAGGTAAGATAATGAGGAGGGTTATAAAGGCCCTTATAAGGGGTGAGGATGCGGGTGACCTGAGCACACTCTCAAACCCCGAGTCTGTGAGGATGCTTGAGGAGAGACTTCAGACAATTTAATCCATTCAATCCTCCTGGTAGCTCCCCCTGTACCTCCCAGAACCCTTGACGGGGAATACAACTCCCTGCGCTATCCTTTCACCCCTCTTGATCCTGTACTCATATTCACCACAGTTCTGGACAAGGAACTGGAGCGTCCCCCGGAATCCAGGGTCTCCAACTGCGGTGTGGACCGATACAAAGGATCGCAGCAGGGTTGACCTTGGAAGGTAAAGCATAGCATAGCCCTCAGGTATTTTTATTTTTCTATCCACACTCACAAGGTAGGATTTCCCTGGTTCCAGTGTGTATACAGGCGGATCCAGCCTTTCAAGGGGCGGCAAATTCTTTTCATCGTCAATCAGTGAACCTGGACCTGCCTGCCGGTAAACCTCATCAACACGGAGGTCAATCCCAGCCGGCTGTACCAGTTCCTTAAAATCCGGAAAAAGTTTTATTAACTCCTTTTCTCCGATCATATCTCATTCCTCTCTGTTGATACTGTGATATAAGCTCATCCAGTTTAAGACTTATTTGATGTGACTCCATAGTTATATCTGGTGGTACCATGCCTGTTATTCAGATAAGCTGCAACAAGCTGACAAGGGAAAAGAAGAGGGAACTTGTAAAACGTATAACAGAGGTCTCAAGTGAGGTGATGGGCCTTCCAGAGTCAACAATAACAGTGCTCATAAGGGAGGTCCCACCTGAGGATGTTGGTGTTGGGGGGATACTCCTCTGTGACAGGGATTGAAAGATTTTTTAATTCTCAGATGAGGGGATAGATAAGAAATTCAGATTTTTTTAATTTTCAGCTGGAGAACGATCAATTAAAAATACCGTTACAGTGTCCCCTGAGGTTTTAACAGTTCTCAATTCCAGAAACTTCACAGAATCTCCGTTACGGTACTGAAGACGTTCCCACCTGGAATCCTCACCCCTCTCAGCTGCCCTTATTATCTCTTTTAAATCATCCTCATGGAGACCGCTGAGCACATCCTCAATGCTCTCACAACCGGCGGTCTCCAGCCCGGTTAAGATTGAGGCTGCTCTATTGAGTTCAGCAAGATGGATACCATCTCCAACCTTGAAGTTGAGTATGGCCAGAGGGGTTGACTCAAAAATTTTCCTGAATAATTCCTCCCTTCTTTCAAGTTCAGTTATCCTTTTCTCCATTTCACCAAGGACACTTTCAGATTCAAGGCGGAAGGATATGTCAGCTGCAAGTTCAGCCAGGAGTTCCACCTCTTCAGGGTCGAATGAATCCTTCTCTGAGGAGTAAACGGTGAGTGCCCCAATGTTATCGTCCATAACCCTGATGGGAAGTCCCATAACAGACATGTACCCCCTCTCAATGGCCTCATCCCTCCATGGGGCGAAGGATGGATCATTTTCGGTATCCCTTATAACTACGGGTTTCCCCTCCTTTATGGATCTTCCTGTGGGTCCCTCACTGTATCTGCCCTCACCCCAGCTCACCTGTATGGAATCAAGGTATCCCTCATGGAAACCATACTCTGCAACCGGACGGACGGATCTGAATTCATCATCCTCCTTAAACCCTATCCAGGCCATCCTGTAGCCACCCACATCAACCATGATCCTGCATATTTCCCTTAAAAGTTCTTCAGTATCCTTGATCCTGACTATGGCCTGGTTGCACTCACTGAGCATCCTTAGGGAACGGTTGAGTTTCCTTATCTTCCTTTCGCTTCTGTGCCTCTGAATGGCCAGTTCTATTGTGAAAAAGAGTTCCTTCTCATCGAACGGCTTTATTAGGTAACCGTATGGCTCAACCTCCCTTGCACTCTCCATCGTGGTTTCCTCGGAGTGTGCTGATAGAAAAACAATGGGTATATCAAGATCCTTTATCCTCTCTGCAGCCTCAACTCCACTCATGGGGCCCCTGAGGATTATGTCCATGAGAATAAGGTCTGGCCGGTGTTTCTCTGCAAGTTCAACTGCAGCCTCCCCGCTGTGGACAATTCCGGTCACATCGTAACCTTGGAATTCCAGTTTCCTCTGGAGGTCCATTGCAGTTATCGCCTCATCCTCAACCAGCAGTATCCTTGCAGTCATATGGAAACCCCTCCATGGGAAATGGAGATTGTATTTTATAAAAAAATCACATTGTATAAAAATTTTTGGATAATGTAGGTCATGATGCTAAACTGAGAATCAGTCAGGTAAACAGCTGATCGACCATCCATTGGGGCTGGAATTCCATGATGTCATCGTAGCCCTGCCCTGTACCGAGGAATATTATGGGCTTACGGATCATGTAACCTATGGATAGGGCTGCTCCGCCACGGGCGTCGGCATCAGCCTTGGTGAGTATAACGGCATCTATGCCCACTGCATCATCAAATTTTGTTGCCTGTTCAATGGCATCGTTACCTGTAAGGGCATCACCAACAAATATTATGAGGTCAGGCTTCACAACCCTCTTTATCTTGGCCATTTCATCCATGAGGTTGACGTTTGTCTGCATTCGCCCCGCCGTGTCTATGAGGACAACATCCTTACCCTGAGCCTTCGCATGGGATACTGCATCGAAGGCCACCGCAGCAGGGTCAGCCCCCTTTCGGTGGCTTATAAGTTTAACACCAAGTTTATCTGCGTGTTCATGTAGCTGCTCTATTGCCCCTGCACGGAATGTATCTGCTGCAGCCATAACAGGTTCAAGGCCCATCTTCATGAAGTACCTGGCCACCTTGGCGATTGTTGTTGTTTTACCTGTACCGTTTATACCCACGAACATTATAACAAGGGGCTTCCTTTTTTCTGCAAGTTCTCTGATTTTAACGCCATCAACACTCAGAACATCCATGACGGCCTTTTTAAGGGCTTCCCTTGTGTAATTTGAGATTTCAGTACTCCTTTTAACCTTCTTACCAACCAGCTCCTTCCTGAGTTCCTCAACGATTCTTTCAGCCACTTCAAGTGCCACGTCACTTTCAAGGAGGGCCATTTCCAGTTCCCAGAGTACGTCTTCAACGTCCTTTTCTGATATTTTCTTTTCCCTGAAAAATGAAAGAAAACCTGAGCCCTCTCCATCACTCCTTTCTTCAGTTTCTTCATCCTCTAATTCTGGAATTGGAGTCTCAGATTCTGTATTATCGGTTTCAGCAGCTGCCACAGGCTCAGGGCCGCCCCCTTCTGGGGATGTCTTCTCATCCTCAGATGGGGCTTCAGCACCTGAAGAGACCTTCTCGGTGATCTTCCCAACTGTCTCAGTGAATTTTTTCTTCAGAGATTCAAACACTTACTCCTCACTTCCCCTTACCCTTTTAAGGAGTTCCTCTGCCTGAGGAGATAGTTTGAGGATGATGTCGGTTATCTTGCGGAGGTTTTCACCCATCTTCTGGAGTGTTGCCTCAAGTTCCTTCTTCTGCGAGTCGATGGTTTTCATGGCGTCCTCAAAGTTCTTTTTTATG encodes the following:
- the acs gene encoding acetate--CoA ligase, with translation MSGQLDSLLKEERIFNPDDETVRNSNIRIWMDQHGIGDYDELLERARSDPEWFWDEMASELEWFSPYERVLEWEPPHARWFTGGRFNITYNALDRHVAGPEKNRVAYIWEGEDGSVRKLTYYDLYREVNRLANALKEMGVGKGDRVSIYLPMIPELPVAMLACARIGAVHSVVFSGFWAKAFRERAVDAEAKVAITADAFYRRGKVIRLKDTLDMVADDIPSLERVIVVDRLGEDVNMVEGRDLRWEDAVEGMSDECPCEELDPEDPLFILYTSGTTGKPKGVVHTHGGYAAGVSSTYRFVFDVKERDIWWCAADIGWITGHSYIVYAPLIEGSTSVMYEGAPDYPDPGRIWSMIERYGVTIFYTAPTTVRLFMKYGNKWPEKYDLSTLRLLGSVGEPINPEAWMWYYRTIGGGRCPIMDTWWQTETGMHMITPLPLTPLKPGSAGKPFPTVVADVVDDDGESIRGSGGHLVIRTPWPAMFRTLFREPERYVEAYWSTFPGIYLSGDVARIDEDGYFWIQGREDDVLNVAGHRISTAEVESALVSHPDVVEAAVVGKPDILKGEEIAAFVTLRDTVKPVPRLKGVLREHVRREIGPIASPSYIEFVEDLPKTRSGKIMRRVIKALIRGEDAGDLSTLSNPESVRMLEERLQTI
- a CDS encoding thiamine pyrophosphate-binding protein translates to MKVCAEVLTEMLEEAGFTHIFGHPGEQILPLYEALRKSGIQHVLMRHEQGAVHAADGYARASGRPGICVATGGPGALNLVMGVAAANTDSVPLIALTGDLPRGEGGGRFQETDIEGVFSPVVKSSRTAFNGDDATLALIDALDAFDRGVTGVMHINLPKDVLEEGVKTIEKPPSTPGKTPDPNDAIEVLRSAEKPLVLAGAGIIWAGALEEFRKFITENQLPVVTTYSGRGVLPEDHPLCLGMTGTRGTPTGNYAARECDVLLVLGSRLSDRTSAAIGNPQIIHVNTDPNVLRGDFRLNMNVKDFLMHGIHVKHPVRWLRELHDFRKKNPPLYDLPLGEEKTLKTSSAVRSILDAAPDAVVVSDAGSHTTWVTLHRRVLRERSLLFSGGFGPMGYGLPAAVGAKLARPDDDVLLVAGDGGFQMTMQELGTVAELDLGITMCILNNGQLDVIRQWQEMKYGASYSVKMRNPDFVKLAGAYGIGAERVYEIGDVAGAVERGLDSGEPYLVELMVEEENIPLPDL
- a CDS encoding archease produces the protein MKRFEFFDVTADAGYWAYGHTPEEVFENAALAMFEIMTDTSLVKAEESRRVKIKSEDMVSLLYDWLDELLFIHDTEFILFSKFKVKITEDYDGLRLSGKASGEVIKDHHERRDEVKAVTFHMMDILEEDGLMKARVILDL
- the ftsY gene encoding signal recognition particle-docking protein FtsY encodes the protein MFESLKKKFTETVGKITEKVSSGAEAPSEDEKTSPEGGGPEPVAAAETDNTESETPIPELEDEETEERSDGEGSGFLSFFREKKISEKDVEDVLWELEMALLESDVALEVAERIVEELRKELVGKKVKRSTEISNYTREALKKAVMDVLSVDGVKIRELAEKRKPLVIMFVGINGTGKTTTIAKVARYFMKMGLEPVMAAADTFRAGAIEQLHEHADKLGVKLISHRKGADPAAVAFDAVSHAKAQGKDVVLIDTAGRMQTNVNLMDEMAKIKRVVKPDLIIFVGDALTGNDAIEQATKFDDAVGIDAVILTKADADARGGAALSIGYMIRKPIIFLGTGQGYDDIMEFQPQWMVDQLFT
- a CDS encoding 6-hydroxymethylpterin diphosphokinase MptE-like protein is translated as MEMEVWLEWYGRILDDFGFSRRADEESAFYLESFLREHGCPGPEILRVPSLDFIVFGAGPSLRKHVKRFKEVRGNVTIVAADGATTALLEEGLVPHIIVTDLDGRMEDIIEANRRGASLVVHAHGNNLEALRKYLPCLKNFIGTTQSVPYGCIYNFGGFTDGDRAVFLAEALGAETVILAGMDFGEVVTRYSRPEMGSETGRADPVKRLKLEYAERLIEWIERNGRIQIEKW
- a CDS encoding deoxyuridine 5'-triphosphate nucleotidohydrolase; translation: MIGEKELIKLFPDFKELVQPAGIDLRVDEVYRQAGPGSLIDDEKNLPPLERLDPPVYTLEPGKSYLVSVDRKIKIPEGYAMLYLPRSTLLRSFVSVHTAVGDPGFRGTLQFLVQNCGEYEYRIKRGERIAQGVVFPVKGSGRYRGSYQED
- a CDS encoding GAF domain-containing protein, coding for MTARILLVEDEAITAMDLQRKLEFQGYDVTGIVHSGEAAVELAEKHRPDLILMDIILRGPMSGVEAAERIKDLDIPIVFLSAHSEETTMESAREVEPYGYLIKPFDEKELFFTIELAIQRHRSERKIRKLNRSLRMLSECNQAIVRIKDTEELLREICRIMVDVGGYRMAWIGFKEDDEFRSVRPVAEYGFHEGYLDSIQVSWGEGRYSEGPTGRSIKEGKPVVIRDTENDPSFAPWRDEAIERGYMSVMGLPIRVMDDNIGALTVYSSEKDSFDPEEVELLAELAADISFRLESESVLGEMEKRITELERREELFRKIFESTPLAILNFKVGDGIHLAELNRAASILTGLETAGCESIEDVLSGLHEDDLKEIIRAAERGEDSRWERLQYRNGDSVKFLELRTVKTSGDTVTVFLIDRSPAEN
- a CDS encoding alanine--glyoxylate aminotransferase family protein, whose translation is MDETLLMIPGPTRVAQRVLKAMSENIVNHRSALFGKILTETTEMMSDVFRTNNKSYLLTGSGTAAMEAAVANIIEPGDKILNVVGGKFGQRFAQIVEAFGGESIRIDVEWGSAVNPDEIGYMLEENDDIKAVTVVHNETSTGVANPIKEIGKIMADYDALYIVDTVSSLGGDEVEVDGYGIDICVTGSQKCLAAPPGLAAITLSDDAWKVVESVDNPRTYYLNLKRYRKSGDAEPPETPYTPAVSLIYAMHEALQVIMEEGLSNRIKRHKLAAEATRNAVKALNLELFPDESVSSTTVTAVNLPEGVTDGELRGTMRNKYHVELAGGQDHLKGKIFRIGHMGNITHRELITTFSALEMTLRELGFEVEMGEAVAAVADTYLPEDV
- the dmpI gene encoding 4-oxalocrotonate tautomerase DmpI, whose product is MPVIQISCNKLTREKKRELVKRITEVSSEVMGLPESTITVLIREVPPEDVGVGGILLCDRD
- a CDS encoding ORC1-type DNA replication protein, with the translated sequence MKDIRDILLHDETIFRYMNAFDPDYVPENYRYRESQMEALAVCIRPALRNGRPVNAVILGSCATGKTTAIKKIFEMVESTSENVVCCYINCQLHTTRFGIFSQIYSKIFGHQPPETGVPFSRIYQAIMQHLASENRALVVALDDINHLFYSKNANKVLYDILRAHEVFEGVRTGVFAVLSDIEFRYALDKNVNSIFIPQEIIFPPYTREEIFNILRDRVRVGFYPGVISDELIERITDHTVDTGDLRYGIDLLRVCGNLAEADASPVITEEHLERAVRSTGPVNLMHTVRTLNSQEREFLISIIEAEDDDITAGRLYELFYERTGASYSSFNRTIEKLEFLRLIDTRLTGKGVRGNSRIVIPRFSRDELKRCLD